The genomic DNA ACACGACGGGGGAGTGGTCTGTGACGCGACGCTGGCGACCGGCGTACCCGGTGTCTACGCTGCCGGCGACGTCGCGCACGTCAGCAACCCGCTGTTCGAGGAGTCGCTGCGGTTGGAGCACTGGACGAGCGCGGCCGAGCACGGCGCGGCTGCGGCCCGTCACGCGCTCGACCCGGCGAGCGCCCGCCCCCTGGTGACCGTGCCGTACTTCTGGTCCGACTGGTACGGCCACCGCCTGCAGTTCGTCGGTACGCCACGGGCCGACGAGGTGGTCGTCACCGATTCCGCTGTGAGTGGTTATACCGCGCTGTACCGCCGGGGCGATCGCATGGTCGGCGCCCTCACCATCGACCGGCCGCGCGACATCATGAAGCTGCGTCGCAGCATCGTGGCCCGTCGTCCTTGGGCCGACATCGCCGCGGAGGCTGCCTGATCACAGACAGGTCGGTGCCTACGATGTCCCCCATGACGGGGGATGCAGCACCGACGATCGGTCTCGGCACACGGGAGCGCATCATCGCCGCTGCGGCGGCGCAGACCACGGCGCACGGCTGGGCATCGGTCACGATGGGCGGGCTGGCCAAGGCAGCAGGTGTCAGCCGCCAGACGGTCTACAACGAGATCGGCGGCAAGTCCGACCTGGCTCAGGCGCTGGTGTTCGCTGAGCTCGCGCGCTTCCTCACCGAGGTCGAGGAGGCGTTCGACGCCCACCCGGATGACCTGGTCGCGGCGGTCCGGGCGGCCGCGTACGGCGTGCTCGAGCTCGCCGCTCGCAACGAGCTGCTCCGGTCGGTGGTCTCGGCGACCCACGGCGCCGACACCGAGCTGCTGCCCCTGCTCACCACCAACGCGGAGTCGCTCCTCGGTATGGCCAAGGCCGCGGTCGCATCCCGCATCGAGCCGTACGGCATCCCGTTCGCGGACTACCAGCAGGCAGCGGGTATCGACGTGATCGTGCGGGTCGTGCTCAGCCATGTCATGCAGCCCTCGGGTACGCCGGCGGAGACCGCCGACAACATCGCCTGGATCGCCAGTCAGGTCCTGCGCGCCTAGTTGTAACTGAGCATGAGGTTGGTGACGCCGGCTGGCAGTCGTGAGGCCGGCGGCTGATCGCCCGCGGCGGTGTGGGGGCGATGGTAGTTGTAGTGGACCTGCCACACCTGGAGCTGGTCGCGACGCTGCTGCTCGGACTCGTACGCGGCGGCGTAGAGGACCTCGTGGGTGTAGGTCTGCTGGTAGCGCTCGACCTTGCCGTTGTGCTTGGGCGTGAACGCCTTGATCCGCTGATGCTTGGCCGCGAAGGAGTGCACGGCCCGGGTGAACGCACTGGCGCGGTAGCAGGACCCGTTGTCAGTCACGATCCGGGTGAAGCGGGTGATGCCGTGCGCGGCGAAGAACACCCGGGCACGGAACAAGAACCCGATCGCGGTGACGGCCTTCTCGTCGTCGTGGGCTTCGGTGTAGGCCAGCCGGGAGAACCCGTCGAGGGCGGAGTGCAGGTAGGTGTACCCGGTGCGGGCGCCACGGGTCTTGGCCCGGTCGGCGGCCTTGGCCTGGGCCGACCCGCGACCGTGCACCCGCCACCCGCCGCCGTCGGGGATGCGCCCGACCTTCTTCACGTCCAGGTGGGTCATGTGCCCGGGGTACCGGGCAGTGATCTTTCCCGGCGCCCGCAACGGTTCCCCGTCAACGTCCAGGTGCCGCAGCCGGTTCAGTCCGTGCCGGACCAGGATCCGGCTGATCGTGCACACCGCGATCCTGACGCCCTGGGCGCTCAGCTCCAGATGGATCCGCCGCGCGGACCACTTGCGTTTGCGCAACGCGATGACCTGTTCCACCACCTGCGGCGGTGTGGCGGTCGGGGAACGGCGGGGCCGGCTGGTCCGGTCGTGCAACCCTTCGTCGCCGTGCTCACGCCACCGGGCGTACCACTTCGACAAGCACTGCCGCGAGACCGCGGCCTCCGCTGCGACGTGCGCGATCGGGCGGTGCTGGCACCGGCGCACCAGGCGACGACGTCCTTCGAACGACAGGGCGGCTTTACTGTGGGGCATAGGGCAGGTTCCTTCGGCTGACTCGACGTGATGAACGGCTTGACACCTTCATCCTGTCGCCGCAGGGACCTGCCCGCCCTTAGCTACCCGGCCGTGTCACCAACCTCATGCGCCGCAACACCTAGTGGGCTTCGTCGCCCTGGTCGCGCGCGGCGATCAGCACAGCGACCACGGCGGCCGCCACGACGGCGAGGCCGATGATCGTGGCGGTCGTGCTCGTGCTGGACCGACCGTGCAGCGTGAGGGTGAGGGCGCCGGTCGCGAGCGTCACCCCCGCGACGGCGAGCGTGCGGCGTAGCCACGTACGGGCGATCGTCGTGGGTACCGGGGCCGGGTCAGGGCCGCTCGCGAGCAGGCTCTGGGCGCTGTGAACCGTCAGGAGAGCGCAGCCGGCCACGAGCGACCACCACGTCGTCGAGTCGTCGACCGCGACGTACCACAGCCACACGGACACGAGCAGCAGACCGGCGCCGGTCGCGGTGTGCGGGTTGACGGTCACGGCGGCCAGGGCGAGGACGAAGAGCCCGACCAGGAACGCCGGCGGGTCGCCTGCCGCCTGTGCCGCGCACCAGAACAGCAGCGCGGCGCCGACGATGACCGCGCCGAGCAGGAGACGGTCGCGATGCGTGGCCCCGATCCGGCGGGCCACCAGGTCCAGGAGCCTCATCGCACGACCGTGCGCGGTGCCGGGCGGCGGGCGATCTGCCGCAGCACCACGTCGAGTGAACCGGGGCCGTTCCACGGGATGACGGGCACGCCGCGCTGCTGCAGGTGCGCGACCTCGAGCTCGCGCTCGAGACGGCGGATGCGCCAGGCGGTCGACAGCTCGGCGTCGTCGTCGCTGCCGGCGACCACGACGTCGGGTGGCAGGCAGTCGACCACGACCACCGTGAGTCCGCGTTGGGCCAGGTGAGCGGCCTGCTCGGCGGCGTCACGGGCGACCAGAGGAGTGAGCATCAGCACGAGGGCGCCAGGACCTGTGTGGACCCGGTGCTGTGCGACGCGGCCGCGTCGAGGGCCGGTCGCCGTGTGGACCTCGGCGAGACGGTCGAGGAGGCGGCGCTGCTGTCGAGCCCTGTGCCCGCAGGCACGTCGACGGGGGTGGGCATGCCGAACGCACGCAACGCGACGCGCTCACCTCGCGCGAGCAGGTGAGTGGTCAGCGCCGCCGCGGCTCGCACCTCGAGGTCGAGAGTGCTCTGCCGGCCTTCGACGCCCTCGCTGACACCGACGTCGACCAGCGCATCGACGACCAGCAGCACCTCGGTGTCCTGCTCGGCGTAGGTCGTGCGCACGTGGATCTGACCGGTCCGAGCGGACACCGGCCAGTGGACACGTCGCAGCCGGTCGCCGCGCTGGAAGGGCCGGATGTCGGCGAACTCGGTCCCGTCGCCCGGTCGCCTGCTGCGGTTGAGACCCACGAGCCCGAGCGGGTGCGGTGCTGCGGCGACCAGGCTGAACGTCTCCTCGCCGGGCGAGGTGAGAGCCGTGGTGCCGGCCGTCGGGATCGGGCCCAGCCGTGCTGCGCCCCACGCGGACACGAGCGTCACCGTGCCGTTGCCGATGGTGCGGCGGCCCCAGCGTAGGGGCTGCCACGTGATGCTCGCGTGCGTCGCGCCGGACCCGACGGGCGCGATGGTCATGGGCACCTCGGGGTCGGTGCGCACGTGCGGGACCTCCTCCAGGACGCCGACGAGCTGCTCGGCACCGACCGATGGTTCGGCGGTGATGTCCCAGGCCGAGGTCTCGCCCTCACGCAGCCGGGTACGGCGCAGACTCGCGTGCACCGCGGGGACGTGGTCCGGCCACGACGCGATGGACCAGGCGGTGATCACGACGAACGGCGTGGCGAGGACCAGGAGGTCGGGCCGGTGGGCCAGGACCGCCAGCAGCGCGGCCACCCCCGCGACGAGCGCGCCCTGGACGAACAGCAGGGTGGGTCGCCAGCGTGGCGGGACGTCGTCGTCACCGGGCAGCCCCGACATCAGTCGCCGACCGCCGTGCCGCCGGTCGTGGGCACCGGCAGCGACGACAGTAGCGCGTGGATCACCGACGTCGGGGTGTGCTCGGTCATCCACAGCTCGGGCTTGAGGCTGACCCGGTGCGCGAGGACCGCCGTGGCGACCGCCTTGACGTCTTCGGGGACGACGTAGTCCCGACCCCGGATGACGGCGCGGGCTCGACCGACGAGCAGCAGCGCGAGCGACCCGCGCGGCGAGGCGCCGATCTGGATGTGGGCGTGCTCGCGGGTGGCCTGCGCGAGGCGCACGCAGTAGTCGGCGACCGAGTCCTCGACGTGCACGTGCTCGATGGCCGTCTGCGCGGCGAGCAGGCCGGCGGCATCGGTGACGGGCGAGAGGGTGATCTCCTCCTGGTGGCGCGCGGTGCGGCGCCGCAGCACGTCCAGCTCGTCCTGCGCGCTCGGGTAGCCGAACGAGACGCGGGCGAGGAAGCGGTCGAGCTGGGCCTCGGGGAGGGGGTAGGTGCCCTCGTACTCCACCGGGTTGGCCGTGGCGATGACGTGGAACGGCTGCGGCAGCGCGAAGGTCTGGCCCTCGATCGTGACCTGGCGCTCCTGCATCGCCTCCAGCAGGGCCGCCTGGGTCTTCGGCGGCGTGCGGTTGATCTCGTCGGCGAGCAGGAGCCCGGTGAACAGCGGCCCCTCCCGGAAGGAGAACTCGTGCCTGGACTGGTCGTACATGAAGGAGCCGGTGAGGTCGGCGGGCAGCAGGTCGGGGGTGAACTGGGCGCGCGTGAAGTCCAGCCCGAGCGACTGGGCCAGAGACCTCGCGGCGAGCGTCTTGCCGAGGCCGGGGAAGTCCTCCAGGAGCACGTGACCGCCGGCCAGCACCGTCGCGAGGACCAGCTCCAACGACTCGCGCTTGCCGACGACCGCGCGCTCGACGTTGTCCAGGACGTCCTGAGCCAGTCGCGTCGTGTCGGGGATCGTCATGGCGGGTGCGGGAAGGGTGCTCACAGGGCCTCGATTCGTGAGATGAGCCGGTCCAGGGTGCGCGGCTCGGGCCGCGGCGCAGGCTCGCTGAGCAGGTAGGCGGCGAGCTCGGGGTCGCGGTCGGGGAGCAGTCGGCGTACGACCTGGACGGAGGTCTCGTCGGCTCCGGTGGCGTGGGAGTGACGCAGGCGGCCGGCCGTGGCGTCGCGCAGGACGGCCTGCACGGTGACCGGGGCGTGGGCCGACGTCGTACCCGCGCCGCGGGGGTCGAACGTGTCGTGCACAGCGCGGTGCAGCACTCCGAGGCGGCCGTCAGCCGCCGGCCGTCGCGAGGTCTGGACGGCGTGAGCCGTCCACTCTGTGGGCTGCAGGTGTACGCCGAGATCGCTCACCAGCCACCACAGGCAGGCGACGGCGAGGGCGAGAACCGTGATGCCGACCGGGTCGGGCGAGGCGTCCATCCAGCGCAGCACGACATTGAGCACGACAGCGGCCGCCACGACGCCGGCCACGCGCTTGACCCACGTGCGGCTCATCGGCGACCCGCTCGGCTCGGCAGGTGCGCGTGGATGCGGTCGAGCGCGTCCTGGGCCCGGCGGCGGTGGTCCTCGGTCAAGGGGTGCTGCGAGTAGCGTGCCTCGCGGTAGAGACCGGCCAGGATCCGCAGCGCCTCGCGATCGGTGTCGAGGTCGTCGAGGACGCGCAGAGTCAGCTCGGCGGACGTCTCGCTCGGGGCCCGGTGTACGCCGGCATCGGCCACGGACTGCTCGAGCTGCACCCAGCAGGCGACGATGGCGTTGCTCGGAGCACCCTCGAGCAGTGCCGCATGCTGTGCGTGCCTGCTCTCGGCAACCGCTTCGGCCACCGGCGGCACGGGGTCGTGCAGCGCGCGGGACCGGCGCAGGCGGCGACCTCGCAGCGCCGCGAGCACGGCGCGACCGACGGCGACGGTCAGGGCGATGAGGGCGATCACCACGGCGGCGGTGAACAGGGCGGCGACGAGGCTCCCGAGCGGTGTCCCGCCGGCCCCTCCCGCCGAACCGGACGGCGGCGTGGCGGACGTCGCGCTCTCGCTGGTCGTGGTTGCAGCCTGCGGTGGAGTCGGCGGGTCCCAGTCGCGGCGAGGCCGGTGTGCGATCGGGCCCCCTGAGGTGACCGCCCATACGAGGACGAGCAGCCCGAGCGCGGCGCTCGTCGCGACGAGCCCGGCACGGCTGCTCAGCCGTGCCGGGGCATCCTCGTTCCGACCCCCGACCATGCCGCCGACACTACGCAGGCGCCAGATGGTTCGGACGCGTACGACCTGGCCTTGTCGAATTCGTGACCTGGGCGGCCCGCGCGGTGGATCAGGCCTTCGGCGCCTTGGGCGGCGGGGGCACCAGCTCGACGTCGGCGATGACCAGCTCGTCGCCGTCGGCGTAGGTCATCCCGCTCACCTTGCCGGCAGCACGCAGGTCACCCTCGGCGCCTCGCACGTGCTCGAGCGTGGTGGCCGGACCGGTCAACGTCATCGCGGTGACCTCGGCGCGCATGCCCATCTTGGCGTCCGACTTCGCCTTGCGGACACCGGCGAGTGCCGAGCCCACGGCGACCAGTGCGGCCGGGTCACCGCCTGCGGGCACCTCGTCGACGGTCGGCCAGGTCGTGCGGTGCACCGAGCCGTCGTGCCACCACGACCAGACCTCCTCGGTGGCGTACGGCAGCACCGGCGCGAGCAGCCGCAGCTGCACGTCGAGCGCGATCCGCAGAGCCGCGCGGGCGCTCGCCGCGGCATCGTCGCCCTGGCCGCCGTAGGCGCGGTCCTTGACCAGCTCGACGTAGTCGTCGCAGAACGTCCAGAAGAACGTCTCGGTCAGCTCGAGCGAACGGGTGTAGTCCCAGGCCTCGAAACCCTTGGTCGCACCGTCGACCACGTCGCGCAGCGCGGCCAGCATCGAGCGGTCGAGCGGATGGGTCACCTTGGCGGCGAGGTCACCCTCGACCTCGCCGAACGACAGCGCGAACTTGCTCGCGTTGAGGACCTTCATCGCCAGGCGGCGGCCGACCTTCATCTGGGCGGTGTCGTACGCCGAGTCGGTGCCGAGGCGACCGGACGCCGCCCAGTAGCGGACCGCGTCCGCACCGAACTGGCGCAGGACGTCCTCCGGGGTCTCGGCGTTGCCCTTGGACTTGGACATCTTCTTGCGGTCGGGGTCGAGGATCCAGCCGTTGATGGCGGCGTCGGTCCACGGCACCGAGCCGTGCTCGTAGTGGGCGCGCACGACCGTGGCGAACAGCCACGTGCGGATGATGTCGTGGCCCTGCGGACGCATGTCCATCGGGAAGATCTTGGCGAACAGCTCGTCGTCGTTGCGCTCACCGGCGTTGCTCTCGACCGGCCAACCCGTCGCGATCTGCGGGGAGAGCGACGAGGTCGCCCAGGTGTCCATGATGTCGGGGTCACCGGCGAATCCGCCTGGCACGCCTCGCTGCTCGGCGTCGAAGCCGGGCGGGACGTCGGTCTGCGGGTCGACCGGCAGCGAGGCGGCGGCAGCGTAGATCGGGTGCTCGTGGTCGATCTCGCCCTCGGCGTCGATCGGGTACCAGACCGGGAACGGCACACCGAAGAACCGCTGGCGGCTGATGAGCCAGTCGCCGTTGAGACCGCTGATCCAGTTGGCGTAGCGGCTGCGCATGAAGCCCGGGTGGAAGTCGATCTCGTCACCGCGCGCGATCAGCGCGTCGCGCAGCTCAGCGCTGCGCCCGCCGTTGCGGATGTACCACTGCCGGCTCGTGACGATCTCCAGCGGCTTGTCACCCTTCTCGAAGAAGTTGGCCTTGCGCTGGGTCTTCTTGGGCTCACCGATCAGGTCGCCCGACTCACGCAGCGCGGTCACGATGTTCTCGCGTGCGGTGTGCACGGTCTTGGTGGCGAGCTGCTCGGCATAGAGAGCCTCGCCCTTGCCACCGGCGATCCACTCGGGCGTCTCGCCGGTGAGCCGACCGTTGCGGGTGATGACCGATCGGATCGGCAGCTGCAGCTCGCGCCACCACTGCACGTCGGTCAGGTCGCCGAAGGTGCAGCACATCGCGATGCCGGCGCCCTTGTCGGGCTCGGCGGCCTGGTGCGCCAGCACCGGCACCTCGACCCCGAACAGCGGTGAGGTCACGGTGGTGCCGAACAGGTCGGCGTACCGCTCGTCGTCGGGGTGGGCGATCAGCGCCACCACGGCCGGGACGAGCTCAGGCCGCGTCGTCTCGATCTCGATGGTCGAGCCGTCGGGGCGGTGGAACGACACGGTGTGGAACGCACCGGGGTAGTCACGGGCCTCGAGCTCGGCCTGGGCGACGGCCGACTGGAACGTCACGTCCCACAGGCCCGGCGCCTCGGCCTGATAGGCCTCGCCGCGCTCGACGTTGTGCAGGAACGCCTGCTGGGCCACGGCACGCGAACGCTCGTCGATGGTGCGGTAGGTCTGCGTCCAGTCGATCGAGGCGCCGAGCGTACGGAACAGCGACTCGAACGCCTTCTCGTCCTCGACCGTGAGCTCCTCGCACAGCGGGATGAAGTTGGCGCGGCTGATCGGCACCTGGTCGGCGGCCTTGACCGACTTGCCCTCGGCGCCCTTCAGCGGTGGCGTGAAGTCCGGGTCGTACGCCGCCGCGTGGTCTCCGCGCACGCCGTAGTAGTTCTGCACCCGGCGCTCGGTGGGCAGGCCGTTGTCGTCCCACCCGATCGGGTAGAAGACCTCCTTGCCGATCATGCGCTGGTAGCGGGCCATGCAGTCGGTGTGGGTGTAGCCGAAGACGTGACCGACGTGCAGGCTGCCGCTCGCGGTCGGCGGGGGAGTGTCGATCGAGAACACCTGCTCGCGCGGCAGCGACAGCGCCCGCTCACGGTCGAACGCGTAGGTGCCGTTGTCCTCCCATACCTGACCCCACTTGTCCTCAAGTCCATCGACGGTGGGCTTGTCAGGGACCCGCGCGGTGCGCGGCTGGGGCGTGTCAGTCATGCCGGACATGATCCCAGACCGGGAAGGCGACGATCACCCGGGTTTGGTGGGCCTGAACGATGTGGTCGGTTCCACACGGACGTCGCCACACCGGTCGCGGACGTGGCGTACTCGGGCGCGTCGAGTACCGTCGGGCGCAGAACAGGCGGTCAGCCAACTGGGAGGGCACGATGAGCGATCAGTTCAGCGGTTATG from Luteipulveratus halotolerans includes the following:
- a CDS encoding TetR/AcrR family transcriptional regulator encodes the protein MTGDAAPTIGLGTRERIIAAAAAQTTAHGWASVTMGGLAKAAGVSRQTVYNEIGGKSDLAQALVFAELARFLTEVEEAFDAHPDDLVAAVRAAAYGVLELAARNELLRSVVSATHGADTELLPLLTTNAESLLGMAKAAVASRIEPYGIPFADYQQAAGIDVIVRVVLSHVMQPSGTPAETADNIAWIASQVLRA
- a CDS encoding IS481 family transposase; translated protein: MPHSKAALSFEGRRRLVRRCQHRPIAHVAAEAAVSRQCLSKWYARWREHGDEGLHDRTSRPRRSPTATPPQVVEQVIALRKRKWSARRIHLELSAQGVRIAVCTISRILVRHGLNRLRHLDVDGEPLRAPGKITARYPGHMTHLDVKKVGRIPDGGGWRVHGRGSAQAKAADRAKTRGARTGYTYLHSALDGFSRLAYTEAHDDEKAVTAIGFLFRARVFFAAHGITRFTRIVTDNGSCYRASAFTRAVHSFAAKHQRIKAFTPKHNGKVERYQQTYTHEVLYAAAYESEQQRRDQLQVWQVHYNYHRPHTAAGDQPPASRLPAGVTNLMLSYN
- a CDS encoding DUF58 domain-containing protein; amino-acid sequence: MSGLPGDDDVPPRWRPTLLFVQGALVAGVAALLAVLAHRPDLLVLATPFVVITAWSIASWPDHVPAVHASLRRTRLREGETSAWDITAEPSVGAEQLVGVLEEVPHVRTDPEVPMTIAPVGSGATHASITWQPLRWGRRTIGNGTVTLVSAWGAARLGPIPTAGTTALTSPGEETFSLVAAAPHPLGLVGLNRSRRPGDGTEFADIRPFQRGDRLRRVHWPVSARTGQIHVRTTYAEQDTEVLLVVDALVDVGVSEGVEGRQSTLDLEVRAAAALTTHLLARGERVALRAFGMPTPVDVPAGTGLDSSAASSTVSPRSTRRPALDAAASHSTGSTQVLAPSC
- a CDS encoding AAA family ATPase produces the protein MTIPDTTRLAQDVLDNVERAVVGKRESLELVLATVLAGGHVLLEDFPGLGKTLAARSLAQSLGLDFTRAQFTPDLLPADLTGSFMYDQSRHEFSFREGPLFTGLLLADEINRTPPKTQAALLEAMQERQVTIEGQTFALPQPFHVIATANPVEYEGTYPLPEAQLDRFLARVSFGYPSAQDELDVLRRRTARHQEEITLSPVTDAAGLLAAQTAIEHVHVEDSVADYCVRLAQATREHAHIQIGASPRGSLALLLVGRARAVIRGRDYVVPEDVKAVATAVLAHRVSLKPELWMTEHTPTSVIHALLSSLPVPTTGGTAVGD
- a CDS encoding DUF4129 domain-containing protein: MVGGRNEDAPARLSSRAGLVATSAALGLLVLVWAVTSGGPIAHRPRRDWDPPTPPQAATTTSESATSATPPSGSAGGAGGTPLGSLVAALFTAAVVIALIALTVAVGRAVLAALRGRRLRRSRALHDPVPPVAEAVAESRHAQHAALLEGAPSNAIVACWVQLEQSVADAGVHRAPSETSAELTLRVLDDLDTDREALRILAGLYREARYSQHPLTEDHRRRAQDALDRIHAHLPSRAGRR
- the valS gene encoding valine--tRNA ligase; its protein translation is MTDTPQPRTARVPDKPTVDGLEDKWGQVWEDNGTYAFDRERALSLPREQVFSIDTPPPTASGSLHVGHVFGYTHTDCMARYQRMIGKEVFYPIGWDDNGLPTERRVQNYYGVRGDHAAAYDPDFTPPLKGAEGKSVKAADQVPISRANFIPLCEELTVEDEKAFESLFRTLGASIDWTQTYRTIDERSRAVAQQAFLHNVERGEAYQAEAPGLWDVTFQSAVAQAELEARDYPGAFHTVSFHRPDGSTIEIETTRPELVPAVVALIAHPDDERYADLFGTTVTSPLFGVEVPVLAHQAAEPDKGAGIAMCCTFGDLTDVQWWRELQLPIRSVITRNGRLTGETPEWIAGGKGEALYAEQLATKTVHTARENIVTALRESGDLIGEPKKTQRKANFFEKGDKPLEIVTSRQWYIRNGGRSAELRDALIARGDEIDFHPGFMRSRYANWISGLNGDWLISRQRFFGVPFPVWYPIDAEGEIDHEHPIYAAAASLPVDPQTDVPPGFDAEQRGVPGGFAGDPDIMDTWATSSLSPQIATGWPVESNAGERNDDELFAKIFPMDMRPQGHDIIRTWLFATVVRAHYEHGSVPWTDAAINGWILDPDRKKMSKSKGNAETPEDVLRQFGADAVRYWAASGRLGTDSAYDTAQMKVGRRLAMKVLNASKFALSFGEVEGDLAAKVTHPLDRSMLAALRDVVDGATKGFEAWDYTRSLELTETFFWTFCDDYVELVKDRAYGGQGDDAAASARAALRIALDVQLRLLAPVLPYATEEVWSWWHDGSVHRTTWPTVDEVPAGGDPAALVAVGSALAGVRKAKSDAKMGMRAEVTAMTLTGPATTLEHVRGAEGDLRAAGKVSGMTYADGDELVIADVELVPPPPKAPKA